In Kordia antarctica, the following proteins share a genomic window:
- a CDS encoding VIT domain-containing protein, translated as MKNFLLLICLLLLTTFSNAQEPPVLKTGKTQVGLSSLDITVEIVGNIATTTFDMLYYNPKNEVLEGELSFPLGENFNVSRFALDVNGKLREAVVVDKELGRIAFEAVVRRRVDPALLEKGTGNNYKARIYPIPAKGYKRVVLAYEQELINKKDGFYFDLPLNFKNKLDKFNLEITVFEQEDSPVIEEGNVSGLKFENWQRNFRTKVQKENYTPNKSILIKIPTKVDSKKIVIFDDYFYAHTILNPKKKIRKKATEITIFWDASLSMKDRDLAKEIELLDRYFSYIENVKVHFKSFSNVLVTEKTYNIRNGNWNDLKSELKNTIYDGGTNYTIKDAKHKNVDLVLLFSDGIQSLSDETYTSTIPLIAVNSLTKSNHAALNKMAQISNGTYLNLTSKTALEAFSDLKYEQYRFLGFTSNAKNIDVYPNMPVNVGNTFSIAGKNINNSDSVILHFGYGTTVEQSVVLNLKDGQKNVTTVPRMWAQKKLVYLQKNAKENKSQIVNLGTNYGLVTDYTSLIVLEAVMDYVRYKIEPPAELLEEYNKILADIELNKKKYPNGMPPPIHELIDVVEDDMEIEESVIEFRSTNSFRGNTNTQTSFQFDTTDEVQTQSLVPNRILNVEADKDIEIEEVPFSIIEDSPVFPGCESIGNRSDRKRCFSQKIQKHVEANFNMALVSTLNLPEGRQRATAMFTITETGTIETILVRSSHERISEEVKRVLRLLPQMTPGQQRGKKVSVRYTLPIIFTINANGNTITQTAQSQQNETVIKKPRKPKIRFQVDDLTVNTVYVKELRQFKTKEEAYDFYLIQRTKYVGIPAYYVDVSNLFRDEFKAHDFSERIASNIAETDFDNYELLKVYGYQLQENNQNWLAVFIFKRVLELRSEDSQSYRDLALAYENVGKCQEAFDLFEGIISGEIYKNAHRRNFASVKQIALNEIHHLTENYKGDIDTSALDKTSVPKETFDVRIVVDWNHNDTDIDLHVIDPNLEECSYKHTRTKIGGKISQDMTQGFGPEEFTLKNAIKGDYFVKIKYFGDRYQKIENPTFMKVTLYKYYGTKKETKEVKIIRLAESNEKLIVAKLRF; from the coding sequence ATGAAAAATTTTTTACTATTAATTTGCTTGCTATTACTTACCACATTCAGCAACGCACAAGAACCGCCTGTATTGAAAACAGGGAAAACACAAGTTGGATTATCTTCTTTAGATATTACTGTCGAAATTGTTGGAAATATTGCCACCACAACGTTTGACATGTTGTATTACAATCCCAAAAACGAAGTATTGGAAGGCGAATTGTCTTTTCCTTTAGGAGAAAATTTTAATGTTTCTCGCTTTGCGCTAGATGTAAATGGCAAACTCCGAGAAGCTGTTGTGGTTGATAAAGAATTAGGTAGAATTGCTTTTGAAGCTGTCGTTCGCCGAAGAGTTGATCCTGCGTTGCTTGAAAAAGGAACGGGAAATAATTACAAAGCACGCATTTATCCTATTCCTGCCAAAGGTTACAAACGTGTTGTGTTGGCGTATGAACAGGAACTCATTAATAAAAAAGATGGTTTTTATTTTGATTTACCTTTAAATTTTAAAAATAAACTAGACAAATTCAACCTAGAAATTACCGTTTTTGAACAAGAAGATTCTCCGGTTATTGAAGAGGGAAATGTTTCTGGCTTGAAATTTGAAAACTGGCAACGTAATTTTAGAACGAAAGTTCAAAAGGAAAATTATACACCAAATAAGAGCATTCTCATTAAAATTCCAACGAAAGTAGATTCTAAAAAAATAGTTATTTTCGATGATTATTTTTATGCACATACCATCTTAAATCCTAAGAAAAAAATTAGAAAGAAAGCAACCGAAATTACCATTTTTTGGGACGCTTCTCTTTCCATGAAAGATAGAGATCTTGCTAAAGAAATTGAACTTTTAGACAGGTATTTTTCATACATAGAAAATGTAAAAGTTCATTTCAAATCGTTTAGTAATGTGTTAGTTACAGAAAAAACATATAACATTCGCAATGGAAATTGGAACGATTTAAAATCTGAACTCAAAAATACTATCTACGATGGCGGAACAAATTATACGATTAAAGATGCTAAACATAAAAATGTTGATCTTGTATTATTATTTTCTGATGGAATTCAGTCGTTAAGTGATGAAACGTATACTTCAACAATTCCATTAATTGCTGTAAATAGTTTGACAAAATCGAATCATGCAGCTTTGAACAAGATGGCGCAAATTTCAAATGGAACGTATCTAAATTTAACTTCAAAAACTGCGTTAGAAGCTTTTTCTGATTTAAAATATGAACAATATCGTTTTTTAGGTTTTACATCCAATGCAAAAAACATAGATGTTTATCCTAATATGCCTGTCAATGTTGGAAATACGTTTTCCATTGCTGGAAAAAATATCAACAATAGCGATAGTGTTATTTTACATTTTGGATACGGAACAACGGTGGAACAAAGTGTTGTGTTAAACCTAAAAGATGGACAGAAAAATGTAACAACTGTTCCACGAATGTGGGCGCAAAAAAAGTTGGTGTATTTACAGAAAAATGCTAAAGAAAATAAATCTCAAATTGTCAATTTAGGAACTAACTATGGTTTGGTTACCGATTATACTTCGTTGATTGTGTTGGAAGCTGTGATGGATTATGTTCGTTATAAAATTGAACCGCCAGCAGAATTATTAGAAGAATACAATAAAATTTTAGCTGATATTGAATTGAATAAAAAGAAATATCCTAACGGAATGCCGCCGCCAATTCATGAGTTAATTGATGTTGTTGAAGATGATATGGAAATTGAAGAATCTGTAATAGAATTTAGAAGTACAAATTCTTTTAGAGGAAATACAAATACTCAAACTTCATTTCAGTTCGATACTACCGATGAAGTACAAACGCAAAGTTTAGTACCAAACAGAATTTTAAATGTGGAAGCTGATAAAGATATAGAAATTGAAGAAGTTCCATTTTCTATCATAGAAGATTCGCCAGTTTTCCCAGGTTGTGAAAGTATTGGTAATAGAAGCGATCGTAAACGCTGTTTTTCTCAAAAAATACAAAAACACGTGGAAGCTAATTTTAATATGGCTTTAGTTAGCACGCTCAATTTACCTGAAGGAAGACAACGTGCAACTGCAATGTTTACGATTACTGAAACTGGAACTATTGAAACTATTTTGGTTCGATCGTCACATGAACGTATTTCAGAAGAAGTAAAGCGTGTGTTGCGTTTATTACCACAAATGACACCTGGACAACAACGGGGAAAAAAGGTAAGTGTTCGATATACATTACCGATTATTTTTACTATAAATGCAAACGGAAATACGATTACGCAAACAGCACAATCACAACAAAATGAAACTGTTATAAAAAAACCTCGCAAACCTAAAATTCGATTTCAAGTTGATGATTTAACAGTAAACACAGTATATGTCAAAGAATTGCGTCAGTTTAAAACCAAAGAAGAAGCGTATGATTTTTACCTAATTCAGCGTACAAAATATGTTGGTATTCCTGCGTATTATGTAGATGTTTCTAATCTTTTTAGAGATGAATTTAAAGCGCATGATTTTTCGGAGCGAATTGCCTCAAATATTGCCGAAACCGACTTTGATAATTATGAATTATTGAAAGTATACGGCTATCAATTACAAGAAAATAATCAAAATTGGTTAGCCGTTTTTATATTTAAACGTGTGTTGGAATTGCGTTCGGAAGATTCACAATCATATCGTGATTTGGCATTGGCGTATGAAAATGTAGGCAAATGTCAGGAAGCTTTTGATTTGTTTGAAGGTATTATTTCTGGGGAAATTTACAAGAATGCACACAGACGTAATTTTGCAAGTGTGAAACAAATTGCATTGAACGAAATTCATCATTTGACTGAAAATTATAAAGGTGATATCGATACGAGTGCGCTCGATAAAACAAGCGTTCCGAAAGAAACTTTTGATGTCAGAATCGTAGTCGATTGGAATCATAATGATACAGATATTGATTTACACGTGATTGATCCGAATTTGGAAGAATGCTCGTATAAACACACTAGAACAAAGATTGGTGGGAAAATTTCGCAAGACATGACGCAAGGTTTTGGTCCAGAAGAATTCACGTTGAAAAACGCTATAAAAGGCGATTATTTTGTGAAGATTAAATACTTTGGTGATCGTTATCAAAAAATAGAGAATCCAACTTTTATGAAAGTGACTTTATACAAATATTACGGAACGAAGAAAGAAACCAAAGAAGTGAAAATTATTCGTTTGGCGGAATCTAATGAGAAGTTGATTGTAGCGAAATTGAGGTTTTAG
- a CDS encoding type I restriction enzyme HsdR N-terminal domain-containing protein gives MELLNFPKYTFRFKNRENKIYIFDAIRKKFVVLTPEEWVRQHTVQFLIQEKNYPISLINVEKELIFNDLKRRYDIVIFNSDGSIFLVVECKRSAIAIKQNTFDQIARYNMVLEAQYLMVTNGLNHFYCTMDYEAKKYDFLRELPDYQL, from the coding sequence ATGGAACTCTTAAATTTTCCAAAATATACTTTCCGCTTCAAAAATAGGGAAAATAAAATCTATATTTTTGATGCGATTCGGAAAAAGTTTGTGGTCTTAACTCCTGAAGAATGGGTTCGACAACATACAGTGCAATTTCTAATTCAAGAAAAAAACTATCCGATAAGCTTAATTAATGTTGAGAAAGAACTCATATTCAATGATTTAAAGAGACGTTATGACATTGTAATTTTCAATTCTGACGGAAGTATTTTTTTAGTTGTTGAATGTAAACGAAGTGCAATTGCCATCAAACAAAACACATTTGACCAAATTGCACGCTATAATATGGTATTGGAAGCGCAATATTTAATGGTTACAAACGGTTTGAATCATTTTTATTGCACCATGGATTATGAAGCGAAAAAGTATGATTTTTTGAGAGAATTACCTGATTATCAGTTGTGA
- the mltG gene encoding endolytic transglycosylase MltG: protein MNKKSSKIAVVTIIMAVIIGIASVFVYPKASMYFYGNKTVSITEDTNFYVSSGATFAEVLDSLKVKGIVADVEKFKAYAAFRNLKQETLEAGKYTFPKDVTYSKVLEDLRQGNGEQETQVTFNNARTKKELAEKIAITIELTADDILKLITDENYTSKFGFTPTTINTMFIPNTYNVYWDISADDLLAKLAKEYKRFWTAERKAKAKELGLSQAEVSTLASIVVCETIKMDEAPTIAGVYVNRLRRGIPLDADPTLKWVLGDFEIKRILNKDKELDSPYNTYKNLGLPPGPIYIPSVQYIDAVLNYEKHEYIFFCAKEDFSGYSNFAKTNRQHERNAAKYHKALNERNIYR, encoded by the coding sequence ATGAATAAAAAAAGTAGTAAAATAGCAGTTGTGACAATAATTATGGCTGTAATTATAGGAATTGCATCTGTATTTGTATATCCAAAAGCATCTATGTATTTCTACGGAAATAAAACGGTTTCTATTACTGAAGACACGAATTTTTATGTGTCATCTGGTGCAACGTTTGCCGAAGTTTTAGATAGTTTAAAAGTAAAAGGAATTGTTGCTGATGTTGAAAAATTTAAAGCATATGCCGCTTTTCGTAATTTGAAACAAGAAACGCTTGAAGCTGGAAAATATACGTTTCCAAAAGATGTAACGTACAGCAAAGTGCTTGAAGATTTACGTCAAGGAAATGGCGAACAAGAAACGCAAGTTACGTTCAACAACGCGCGAACAAAGAAAGAATTGGCGGAAAAAATTGCGATTACTATTGAGTTGACTGCCGACGACATTCTTAAACTAATTACAGACGAAAACTACACCAGCAAGTTCGGATTTACGCCAACAACCATAAATACAATGTTTATTCCGAATACATATAATGTATATTGGGATATTTCTGCAGATGATTTACTTGCCAAATTAGCCAAAGAATACAAACGTTTTTGGACAGCAGAACGCAAAGCGAAAGCAAAAGAACTTGGTTTATCACAAGCAGAAGTTTCAACATTGGCTTCCATTGTGGTTTGTGAAACCATTAAAATGGACGAAGCACCAACAATTGCAGGCGTTTATGTGAACAGACTTCGCAGAGGAATTCCGCTAGATGCAGATCCGACATTAAAGTGGGTTTTGGGCGATTTTGAAATCAAAAGAATTTTAAATAAAGATAAAGAACTCGATTCTCCATACAATACCTATAAAAATTTAGGATTGCCGCCAGGACCAATTTATATTCCATCGGTGCAATATATTGATGCAGTTTTGAATTATGAAAAGCACGAGTATATCTTTTTCTGTGCAAAAGAAGATTTTTCTGGATATTCCAATTTTGCCAAAACAAATCGTCAGCATGAAAGAAACGCCGCGAAATACCATAAAGCACTAAACGAACGAAATATTTATCGCTAA
- a CDS encoding glycosyltransferase family 2 protein gives MKIAIIILNWNGKQLLEQFLPSVIAFSREATIYVADNASSDDSVQYVKNHFPNVRIIQNAENGGYAKGYNDSLPQVEEAIFCLLNSDIEVTENWLAPILPEFESNPQTAIIQPKILDFKQKTHFEYAGAAGGFVDKYGYPFCRGRIFHTLEKDTNQYNDNATIFWASGACFFIRKDVFHELNGFDEDFFAHQEEIDLCWRAFNLGYKTKYISECVVFHVGGATLNSTNPKKTYLNFRNSLCMLAKNLPKGKLIPIIVSRLFLDGIAAIQFLAKLQFKHFVAVLKAHFHFYARLPKMLKKRGESQQSAYFQEKSIVYSYFLKGKKTYSEL, from the coding sequence ATGAAAATTGCCATTATCATACTAAATTGGAACGGAAAACAGTTATTAGAACAGTTTTTGCCTTCTGTGATTGCATTTTCGCGAGAAGCAACAATTTATGTGGCTGACAATGCGTCTTCCGACGATTCTGTACAATATGTAAAAAATCATTTTCCGAATGTGAGAATCATTCAAAATGCTGAAAATGGAGGATATGCAAAAGGTTATAATGATTCATTACCACAAGTTGAAGAAGCAATTTTTTGTTTGTTAAATTCAGATATTGAAGTCACCGAAAATTGGCTTGCTCCCATTCTACCCGAATTTGAATCGAATCCTCAAACTGCGATTATTCAACCAAAAATTTTAGACTTTAAACAAAAAACACATTTTGAATATGCTGGCGCGGCTGGCGGGTTTGTTGACAAATATGGTTATCCATTTTGTCGCGGACGAATTTTTCACACCTTAGAAAAAGATACCAATCAATACAATGACAATGCAACTATTTTTTGGGCTTCTGGCGCGTGTTTTTTCATTCGAAAGGACGTTTTTCACGAATTAAATGGTTTTGATGAAGACTTTTTTGCGCATCAAGAAGAAATCGATTTATGTTGGCGCGCATTTAACTTAGGTTATAAAACAAAATATATTTCTGAATGTGTGGTGTTTCACGTTGGTGGCGCAACATTGAATAGTACAAATCCTAAGAAAACGTATTTGAATTTTAGAAATTCATTATGCATGCTTGCGAAGAATCTTCCGAAAGGAAAATTAATTCCAATTATAGTTTCACGCTTATTTTTAGATGGAATTGCCGCAATTCAGTTTCTTGCAAAATTACAATTCAAGCATTTCGTTGCGGTTTTGAAAGCACATTTTCACTTTTATGCACGATTGCCTAAAATGTTGAAAAAACGTGGAGAAAGTCAACAATCAGCATACTTCCAAGAGAAATCAATTGTGTATTCTTATTTCTTAAAGGGAAAGAAAACGTATTCGGAGTTGTAA
- a CDS encoding OmpA/MotB family protein produces MKKILFLTVTLSILVSSCVSKKEFIALEARHKETKDLLNSATVKLNSCLEEKASSSARANALQDQVVDLRKANSDLKENTQSLIQNTRDMTVLTTKGAENLEKSLESMKEKDLKISRLQDALNKKDSVTLAIVSSLKKAVGIDDPDIEINVEKGVVFISIADKLLFTSGSYNVTTRAKEVLAKVAKVVNSKPDFECMVEGHTDNVPYNKGVLIDNWDLSVKRSTSIIRVLQELGVNPSQLIAAGRSHYVPLVENDTAANKAINRRTRIVVLPKIDQFYEMIEKEMKSLSAEGK; encoded by the coding sequence ATGAAGAAAATACTTTTCCTGACAGTAACGCTGTCCATTTTAGTATCATCGTGTGTTTCTAAGAAAGAGTTTATAGCTTTAGAAGCAAGACACAAAGAGACCAAAGATTTATTAAATTCCGCAACTGTAAAATTAAATTCTTGTTTGGAAGAAAAAGCATCTTCTTCTGCAAGAGCAAATGCATTACAAGATCAGGTTGTAGATTTGAGAAAAGCAAACAGTGATTTAAAGGAAAACACTCAAAGTTTGATTCAAAACACAAGAGATATGACTGTTTTGACAACGAAAGGTGCTGAAAACCTTGAGAAATCATTGGAAAGCATGAAAGAGAAAGATTTGAAAATTTCACGTTTGCAAGATGCACTGAACAAAAAAGACAGTGTAACCTTAGCAATTGTTTCTAGCTTGAAAAAAGCCGTTGGAATTGATGATCCAGATATTGAAATCAACGTTGAAAAAGGCGTTGTATTTATCTCAATTGCTGATAAATTATTATTTACAAGCGGAAGCTACAACGTAACTACAAGAGCGAAAGAAGTATTAGCAAAAGTAGCGAAAGTTGTAAACAGCAAGCCCGATTTTGAATGCATGGTGGAAGGTCACACAGACAACGTTCCATATAACAAAGGTGTTTTGATTGACAACTGGGATTTAAGTGTAAAACGATCTACTTCAATTATTCGTGTATTGCAAGAATTGGGTGTAAACCCAAGTCAATTAATTGCGGCTGGAAGAAGTCATTATGTTCCATTGGTGGAAAACGATACCGCAGCTAACAAAGCGATAAACAGACGTACGCGTATTGTTGTATTGCCAAAAATTGATCAGTTCTATGAAATGATTGAAAAAGAAATGAAAAGTCTTTCTGCGGAAGGAAAGTAA
- a CDS encoding L-threonylcarbamoyladenylate synthase — protein MAEFIKLYNENPNPKEIKKVVDILRKGGLIIYPTDTVYGLGCDITNTKALERVARIKGVKLEKANFSFICNDLSHISDFVRQIDTATYKILKKALPGPYTFILPGNNNLPKVFKKKKTVGIRVPDNNIARAIVQALGNPIVSTSIRDEDDIIEYTTDPELILEKWDNLVDAVIDGGYGDNIASTIIDLSGDEPEIIREGKGDIDIIL, from the coding sequence ATGGCTGAATTTATAAAATTATATAACGAAAATCCAAATCCGAAGGAAATCAAGAAAGTTGTGGACATTCTCCGCAAAGGTGGATTGATTATTTATCCTACCGACACAGTGTATGGTTTGGGTTGCGATATTACAAACACAAAAGCGTTGGAACGCGTTGCGCGTATAAAAGGAGTCAAGCTCGAAAAGGCAAATTTTTCTTTTATCTGTAATGATTTAAGTCATATTAGCGATTTTGTGCGTCAGATTGATACAGCGACGTACAAGATTCTTAAAAAAGCATTGCCAGGTCCGTACACATTTATTTTGCCTGGAAATAACAATCTTCCAAAAGTATTCAAAAAGAAAAAAACAGTCGGAATTCGTGTGCCAGATAACAATATTGCACGTGCCATTGTACAAGCTTTGGGAAATCCTATTGTTTCTACTTCCATTCGTGATGAAGATGATATTATTGAATATACAACCGATCCAGAGTTGATTTTGGAAAAGTGGGACAATTTAGTTGATGCCGTAATTGACGGCGGATACGGAGACAATATTGCGTCTACAATTATAGATTTATCTGGTGACGAACCAGAAATTATTCGAGAAGGAAAAGGAGATATTGATATCATTCTTTAA
- a CDS encoding alpha/beta hydrolase, whose amino-acid sequence MRKFVYTGILSLFILLNYSCNSEDSDLNITPSDPTSSTITAATLLNVSYGSDSDQVYDIYLPQNRTLSTKVMILVHGGGWTTGDKTDMNDYVEQIQQELPTYAIVNINYRLANQTTSPFPMQLDDITTIVNDLKTKNETYIISEDYGFVGISAGGHLSLLWSYAYDTQADVNMVASIVGPTNLADEAYLNNADTTIQAYIDLFGIDLVIPFLENFSPYHKVTAAAPPTTLFYGGQDPLIPNSQGMDLSDRLTQLGVSHEFTFYPQEGHGWTGQNLFDTWTKLKAFVIENH is encoded by the coding sequence ATGAGAAAATTTGTGTACACAGGGATTTTAAGTCTTTTTATTTTATTGAATTATTCATGCAATTCAGAAGATTCTGATTTGAATATTACACCTTCAGATCCTACTTCTTCTACGATTACAGCAGCAACATTGTTGAATGTTTCGTATGGCTCAGATTCGGATCAAGTATATGATATTTATTTACCGCAAAACAGAACGCTTTCTACGAAAGTGATGATTTTAGTACATGGCGGCGGTTGGACAACTGGCGATAAAACCGATATGAATGATTATGTTGAACAAATACAACAAGAGTTACCAACGTATGCAATTGTAAATATTAATTATCGATTGGCAAACCAAACTACTTCGCCTTTTCCAATGCAATTAGACGATATTACTACGATTGTAAACGACTTAAAAACGAAAAATGAAACATATATTATTTCAGAAGATTATGGATTTGTTGGTATTAGTGCTGGCGGGCATTTGTCACTTTTGTGGAGTTATGCCTACGATACGCAAGCAGATGTAAATATGGTGGCAAGTATTGTTGGACCTACAAATTTAGCGGATGAAGCGTATTTGAATAATGCCGATACAACGATTCAAGCATATATTGATTTGTTTGGAATTGATTTAGTGATCCCTTTTTTAGAAAATTTTAGTCCATATCACAAAGTTACGGCAGCTGCGCCACCAACTACTTTATTTTATGGCGGACAAGATCCGTTGATTCCAAATTCGCAAGGAATGGATTTAAGTGATCGTTTAACGCAACTTGGCGTATCGCATGAATTTACATTTTATCCGCAAGAAGGTCACGGTTGGACAGGACAGAATTTGTTTGATACGTGGACGAAATTGAAGGCTTTTGTTATTGAAAATCATTAG
- a CDS encoding FAD-dependent oxidoreductase has product MANYNRRDFSKLILLGGIGYTVWSCANDAKQQKGTSSEKEIEKEEVPTMPELLPENIKLYQKADAEYQDLAIRFNKRIQQAPTFIAQCFSTQGVVDAIKFANSKDLKVVVKSGGHSFEGFSSTNDGLVVDVSSMKKMQWNPDHSLTVETGCILKELYNELLPKQRILPSGSCATVGIAGLTLGGGYGFFSRKYGLTCDSLEAITLVDGKGNIHHESGTSAILKACKGGGNGNFGVVTKMKFRTYQAPIFFQAYRCKAYKLTTDRAKKLLETWFTYTKKLPNTAFAAFVLNGKTLTVLITNYADDNKGVLEMYNALKEISDKATIGSKRPLARALKTFYGVQTPLYFKNACAGLYKDFAEIEGCLDDVISKVISTRGLIYQVNTLGGNINSASSEKRSVFPHRSYPYLSELQSYWDKPSQEASRLEAFQTVQDRFYKHGIRAHYRNYPDINFKDFETSYYGKYLPELKKIKQQLDPENRIQHPQSISV; this is encoded by the coding sequence ATGGCAAATTATAATCGAAGAGACTTTTCAAAATTAATTTTATTAGGCGGAATCGGTTATACAGTTTGGTCATGTGCAAATGATGCAAAACAGCAAAAAGGAACATCTTCTGAAAAAGAAATTGAAAAAGAAGAAGTTCCAACAATGCCTGAATTGCTTCCAGAAAACATAAAACTCTACCAAAAAGCGGATGCAGAATATCAAGATTTAGCAATTCGATTTAACAAACGAATTCAGCAAGCACCAACGTTTATTGCGCAATGTTTCAGCACACAAGGTGTTGTAGATGCTATAAAATTTGCAAATTCTAAAGATTTAAAAGTTGTCGTCAAAAGTGGCGGACATAGCTTTGAAGGATTTTCAAGTACCAACGACGGTTTGGTTGTTGACGTTTCTTCCATGAAAAAAATGCAATGGAATCCAGATCATAGTTTGACTGTGGAAACAGGTTGTATTTTGAAAGAATTGTACAACGAACTATTACCAAAACAGCGAATTTTGCCTTCAGGTTCGTGTGCAACTGTTGGAATTGCAGGTTTGACATTAGGTGGCGGATACGGCTTTTTTAGTCGTAAATATGGCTTAACGTGCGATAGTTTAGAAGCAATTACTTTGGTAGATGGAAAAGGAAACATTCATCACGAAAGTGGAACTTCTGCTATTTTAAAAGCCTGTAAAGGTGGAGGAAACGGAAATTTTGGTGTTGTTACTAAAATGAAATTTAGAACCTACCAAGCACCAATATTTTTTCAAGCGTATCGATGTAAAGCGTATAAACTCACAACTGACAGAGCAAAAAAATTACTAGAAACTTGGTTTACATATACCAAAAAATTGCCAAATACTGCTTTTGCGGCATTTGTATTGAACGGAAAAACATTGACGGTTTTGATTACAAATTACGCTGACGACAATAAAGGCGTATTAGAAATGTACAATGCGCTCAAAGAAATTTCAGATAAAGCAACTATTGGAAGCAAAAGACCTTTAGCAAGAGCGTTAAAAACATTTTATGGCGTACAAACTCCGTTGTATTTTAAAAATGCTTGCGCAGGATTGTACAAAGATTTCGCTGAAATTGAAGGTTGTTTGGATGATGTTATTTCCAAAGTAATTTCAACAAGAGGATTGATTTATCAAGTGAATACGCTTGGTGGAAATATAAATTCGGCTTCCTCAGAAAAACGTTCGGTATTTCCACACAGAAGCTATCCGTATTTGTCAGAATTACAATCGTATTGGGATAAACCTTCGCAAGAAGCGAGTAGACTAGAAGCGTTTCAAACCGTGCAAGATCGTTTTTACAAACATGGAATTCGCGCGCATTATCGCAATTATCCTGATATTAATTTTAAAGATTTTGAAACTTCATATTACGGAAAGTATCTTCCTGAATTAAAAAAAATAAAGCAACAATTAGATCCTGAGAATCGCATTCAGCATCCGCAGAGTATTTCGGTTTAG
- the holA gene encoding DNA polymerase III subunit delta yields the protein MEEAKQIVIDIQKGNIKPVYFLMGEEAYYIDKIAEYIEEKVLAEEEKSFNQMVLYGRDVTIDDIVANAKRYPMMAERQVVIVKEAQDLSRTIEKLAPYIENPQPSTVLVICYKYKKIDKRKKLYKVTAKNGVMYESKKLYENQVADWIRRVLAGKKYSITPKAAQMLVEFLGTNLSKINNELEKLQLILPKGSEITPILIEENIGISKDYNNFELRKAIGDRDVVKAFRIITYFAENPKDNPTVVTVSLLFNFFSQLLQYHGLLDQTPRNVASILRINPYFVKEYQAAARNYPMKKVSGIIATLREMDVKSKGVGASNLPNGDLLKELLVRIMN from the coding sequence ATGGAAGAAGCTAAACAAATTGTCATCGATATACAAAAGGGAAACATCAAACCTGTTTATTTTTTAATGGGCGAAGAAGCTTATTATATTGATAAAATTGCCGAATATATTGAAGAAAAAGTACTTGCTGAGGAAGAAAAAAGTTTCAACCAAATGGTTTTGTACGGACGCGATGTTACGATTGATGATATTGTAGCGAATGCCAAACGCTATCCGATGATGGCGGAACGACAAGTGGTTATTGTGAAAGAAGCGCAAGATTTGTCACGAACTATTGAAAAACTTGCTCCGTATATTGAAAATCCGCAACCTTCTACGGTTTTGGTCATTTGTTATAAATACAAAAAGATTGATAAACGTAAGAAGCTTTATAAAGTCACAGCGAAAAATGGCGTGATGTATGAAAGCAAGAAATTATACGAGAATCAAGTTGCCGATTGGATTCGCAGAGTTTTGGCAGGAAAGAAATATAGTATTACGCCGAAAGCCGCGCAAATGTTGGTAGAGTTTTTGGGAACGAATTTGAGTAAAATCAATAATGAACTCGAAAAACTACAGTTAATTTTACCAAAAGGAAGTGAAATCACACCAATTCTGATTGAAGAAAACATCGGAATTAGTAAAGATTATAACAATTTTGAGTTGCGAAAAGCAATTGGCGATAGAGATGTTGTAAAAGCATTCCGAATTATCACGTACTTCGCTGAAAACCCAAAAGATAATCCTACGGTTGTAACGGTTTCGTTGTTGTTTAATTTCTTCTCGCAATTGTTGCAATATCATGGTTTACTGGATCAAACACCGCGAAATGTGGCTTCGATACTTCGAATTAACCCGTATTTTGTGAAAGAATATCAAGCTGCCGCACGCAATTATCCAATGAAAAAAGTCAGCGGAATTATTGCAACGTTACGGGAAATGGACGTAAAAAGTAAAGGTGTTGGCGCAAGTAATTTACCAAATGGAGATTTGTTGAAAGAGTTATTGGTGCGAATTATGAACTAG